A part of bacterium genomic DNA contains:
- a CDS encoding PadR family transcriptional regulator yields MKRPGIEIATLPKNCNEALILAILARGDRHGYQIALELEELSGGVFTFNHGTLYPILHKLEKDGLIRGLWEDIDSGRKRKYYTTTGKGKEYLTQQRAGLGEFFSALMSIIGDRTT; encoded by the coding sequence ATGAAACGGCCCGGAATCGAAATCGCGACATTGCCGAAGAACTGTAACGAAGCCCTGATACTGGCAATCCTTGCGCGTGGCGACCGTCATGGGTACCAGATAGCTCTCGAACTCGAGGAACTGAGCGGAGGGGTCTTTACTTTCAACCACGGCACCCTCTATCCCATCCTGCACAAACTCGAAAAGGATGGCTTGATACGAGGCCTGTGGGAGGACATCGATTCCGGGAGAAAGCGCAAGTATTATACGACTACCGGGAAAGGGAAGGAGTATCTCACTCAACAGCGGGCGGGTTTGGGTGAGTTCTTCTCCGCCCTTATGTCAATCATAGGAGACCGGACGACATGA
- the dgoD gene encoding galactonate dehydratase: MKITGINTYMSKEQHRNLVFIEIAADNGLTGVGEAYSVGPEEAVVAAVRYFEPWLTGMDPRNIEGIWQKLYRFSRFPGGFVLMSALSGIDIALWDLAGKSAGVPVWMLLGGKCRDRIRTYGHVSGTTISEMAAKTAEIIGKYGFTAVKCFPVPLKQDAVLPWREIIRETPKRLAAVRETAGDDVDVAVDVHAAVSNVACAVELVEAIKPYHPLFVEEPLRPENIDALAQLVRKVNIPVATGEMFYDKWSFRELLVREAAHIIQPDICIAGGITELKKIAALAESFHADVAPHNPMGPVATAANVHLCAAIPNFLILEYIPDDIAERCDIIDEPLAFSKGYLEIPDKPGLGVELRKEGLEKHPPITWHRPFRYHGDGSAAFI; encoded by the coding sequence ATGAAAATAACCGGCATTAATACGTACATGAGCAAGGAACAGCACCGTAATCTTGTTTTCATCGAAATTGCCGCCGACAACGGTTTGACCGGAGTTGGCGAAGCGTACTCGGTCGGCCCGGAGGAAGCGGTTGTCGCCGCTGTCCGTTATTTCGAGCCCTGGCTGACCGGCATGGACCCCCGGAACATCGAGGGCATCTGGCAGAAGCTCTACAGGTTCAGCCGTTTTCCCGGAGGATTTGTCCTCATGTCGGCTTTGAGCGGGATCGATATCGCTCTCTGGGACCTCGCGGGAAAAAGCGCCGGAGTCCCCGTATGGATGCTGCTCGGCGGGAAATGCCGCGACCGTATCAGAACCTACGGCCATGTTTCGGGAACGACAATCTCCGAAATGGCCGCAAAAACGGCGGAAATCATCGGAAAGTACGGCTTCACGGCCGTAAAGTGCTTCCCCGTGCCGCTAAAACAGGATGCGGTTCTGCCCTGGCGCGAGATCATTCGCGAGACGCCGAAACGCCTGGCCGCCGTCCGTGAGACCGCCGGGGACGATGTCGATGTCGCCGTGGATGTGCACGCCGCGGTGAGCAATGTCGCATGCGCGGTCGAGCTCGTCGAAGCCATCAAACCATACCATCCGCTCTTTGTCGAGGAGCCGCTCAGGCCTGAAAACATCGATGCCCTCGCGCAGCTTGTCCGCAAGGTCAACATTCCGGTCGCGACCGGGGAGATGTTCTATGACAAGTGGTCGTTCAGGGAGCTGCTCGTCCGCGAGGCCGCACACATCATTCAGCCCGATATCTGCATTGCCGGCGGAATCACCGAATTGAAAAAGATCGCCGCGCTCGCCGAATCGTTTCATGCCGATGTCGCGCCGCACAATCCCATGGGGCCGGTCGCAACCGCTGCGAATGTCCACCTCTGCGCGGCAATACCCAACTTTCTCATCCTCGAATATATCCCCGACGATATCGCCGAGCGCTGTGATATCATCGACGAACCCCTTGCATTTTCAAAGGGTTATCTCGAAATTCCCGATAAACCGGGCCTCGGTGTCGAGCTGAGGAAAGAGGGGCTCGAAAAACACCCGCCGATCACCTGGCACCGTCCCTTCCGGTATCATGGCGACGGTTCCGCGGCATTCATCTGA